A single window of Marinobacter sp. LA51 DNA harbors:
- a CDS encoding CoA-acylating methylmalonate-semialdehyde dehydrogenase, with translation MSNPTIQHYINGQISEGSSGHQQDVFNPATGQVSGQVVLANHDDVDQAVAAASAAFPSWADTPPIRRARVMFRFLELLNQHKDELAEAITREHGKVFTDAQGEVARGIDIVEFACGIPQLLKGDYTDQVSTGIDNWTMRQPLGVVAGITPFNFPVMVPMWMFPVAIAAGNTFVLKPSPIDPSASLMIADLLKQAGLPDGVFNVIQGDKGAVEALIEHPDVMALSFVGSTPIANLIYENGARHGKRIQALGGAKNHMVVMPDADLDKAVDALIGAGYGSAGERCMAISVAVLVGDVADKIIPQLAERARSLKVKNGMKLDAEMGPIVSAAAHQRITGYIDKGVAEGAELVVDGREFDAGTTGEGCNEGFWMGGSLFDHVTPDMTIYKEEIFGPVLACVRVPDIATAIRLINEHEFGNGVSCFTESGTVAREFGRRIQVGMVGINVPIPVPMAWHGFGGWKRSMFGDTHAYGEEGVKFYTRQKSIMQRWSDSIDAGAEFVMPTAK, from the coding sequence ATGAGCAATCCAACGATCCAGCATTATATCAATGGGCAAATTTCAGAGGGCAGCTCCGGCCACCAACAGGATGTGTTCAACCCGGCAACCGGCCAAGTTTCGGGCCAGGTTGTTCTGGCCAACCATGACGACGTCGATCAGGCCGTAGCCGCCGCTTCTGCAGCGTTTCCAAGCTGGGCCGACACCCCGCCGATTCGCCGTGCCCGGGTCATGTTCAGATTTCTCGAATTGCTCAACCAGCACAAAGACGAACTGGCCGAAGCCATCACCCGTGAGCACGGGAAGGTCTTTACCGATGCGCAGGGCGAAGTAGCCCGGGGCATCGACATTGTCGAGTTTGCCTGCGGTATTCCGCAGTTGCTGAAAGGCGATTACACCGACCAGGTCAGCACCGGTATCGACAACTGGACCATGCGCCAGCCTCTGGGCGTTGTTGCCGGCATCACTCCCTTCAACTTCCCGGTGATGGTGCCGATGTGGATGTTCCCGGTGGCGATCGCCGCCGGCAACACCTTTGTGCTTAAGCCCAGCCCCATTGATCCGAGCGCCTCGCTGATGATCGCCGACCTGCTCAAGCAGGCCGGTCTGCCCGACGGCGTGTTTAACGTGATCCAGGGCGACAAGGGCGCGGTGGAAGCACTGATCGAGCATCCGGATGTCATGGCCCTGAGCTTTGTCGGCTCCACCCCGATTGCCAACCTGATCTACGAAAACGGCGCCCGCCACGGCAAGCGCATTCAGGCCTTGGGCGGTGCCAAGAACCACATGGTGGTCATGCCCGATGCGGATCTGGACAAGGCCGTGGACGCCCTCATCGGTGCCGGTTATGGCAGCGCGGGCGAACGCTGCATGGCCATCAGCGTGGCGGTGCTCGTGGGAGACGTGGCCGACAAGATCATCCCCCAGCTGGCCGAACGTGCCCGTAGCCTGAAGGTGAAAAACGGCATGAAACTGGACGCCGAGATGGGCCCGATCGTCAGCGCCGCAGCACACCAGCGCATTACCGGCTACATTGACAAGGGTGTGGCAGAAGGCGCCGAACTGGTTGTGGACGGACGAGAGTTTGACGCCGGTACCACCGGCGAAGGCTGCAATGAAGGATTCTGGATGGGCGGCAGCCTGTTCGACCATGTAACACCGGACATGACCATCTACAAAGAAGAAATCTTCGGCCCGGTACTGGCCTGTGTAAGGGTTCCCGACATCGCCACCGCCATCCGGCTGATCAATGAGCACGAGTTTGGCAATGGCGTCAGCTGCTTCACCGAAAGCGGCACCGTGGCCCGTGAGTTTGGCCGCCGCATTCAGGTCGGTATGGTCGGCATCAACGTGCCTATCCCGGTGCCCATGGCGTGGCACGGCTTTGGCGGCTGGAAGCGCTCCATGTTCGGCGACACCCACGCCTACGGTGAAGAAGGCGTGAAGTTCTACACCCGGCAGAAGTCGATCATGCAGCGCTGGTCTGACTCCATTGATGCCGGTGCCGAATTTGTCATGCCTACCGCCAAGTAA
- a CDS encoding MerR family transcriptional regulator, translating into MMRIGELAKAAGVNSSAIRYYEDLGLLTATTRSAGGYRLFDQAASQRLQLIQFGQRLGFTLDDMQSLFSQTEGWDHDDVMDRLNQKIAESETMIAALQQTHKTMLALRNKLETTWDRGDCLQTDELAALIGSNGKND; encoded by the coding sequence ATGATGCGAATTGGCGAGCTGGCGAAAGCCGCTGGCGTTAATAGCAGCGCCATCCGCTACTACGAAGATCTGGGCCTGCTCACTGCGACGACCCGCTCAGCGGGTGGCTATCGCCTGTTCGATCAGGCGGCTTCTCAACGATTGCAGTTAATCCAGTTTGGCCAGCGCCTGGGCTTCACCCTGGACGACATGCAATCCCTTTTTAGCCAGACCGAGGGCTGGGACCACGACGACGTGATGGACCGCCTGAACCAGAAGATTGCCGAATCCGAGACCATGATCGCGGCGCTGCAGCAAACCCACAAAACCATGCTGGCGCTGCGTAACAAACTGGAAACCACCTGGGACCGGGGCGACTGCCTTCAGACCGACGAACTCGCCGCCCTGATCGGCTCGAATGGAAAAAATGACTGA
- a CDS encoding NADH:flavin oxidoreductase/NADH oxidase family protein, whose product MISKVFQPYTLPSGRSLKNRLVKAAMEENMAAPGQLPGDDLFNLYDQWAAGGTGLLITGNVMVDRLAMTGPGGVALERDTELAPFQEWAAVVQGKGAAIWMQINHPGRQVFRRMGGRNLAPSAFGLNLGKHSSLFDVPKAMSEDDIEDVIQRFTDTAMQAEKAGFDGVEIHAAHGYLLAQFLSPLTNKRSDRWGGRLENRARLLREVVIRIRAAVKPGFAVAVKLNSADFQRGGFELSDAREVLASLEGLGVDLVELSGGSYESPAMQGRTADGRTLAREAYFLEFAQALTDASSIPLMVTGGVRRLSVAQEVLDSGVALVGMATALAQTPDLPRQWSTDADASSEILQVRWKDKTLSGLANMAMVRRQLRRMGDGLPPARRLSAILSVVLDQYRLAKLTRSYRKALGLDQ is encoded by the coding sequence ATGATCAGCAAGGTTTTCCAGCCCTATACATTGCCATCCGGCCGCAGTCTCAAGAATCGATTGGTGAAAGCGGCGATGGAGGAGAATATGGCGGCGCCGGGACAGTTGCCCGGTGACGATCTGTTTAACCTCTACGATCAGTGGGCCGCCGGCGGCACCGGGTTGCTGATTACCGGCAATGTAATGGTGGATCGGCTGGCAATGACGGGCCCGGGTGGAGTGGCCCTTGAGCGAGACACGGAACTGGCGCCGTTTCAGGAGTGGGCGGCGGTCGTCCAGGGTAAGGGGGCGGCGATCTGGATGCAGATCAATCATCCGGGCCGTCAGGTATTTCGGCGTATGGGCGGCCGTAACCTGGCGCCGTCGGCGTTTGGCTTGAATCTGGGCAAGCATTCGTCGCTGTTTGATGTGCCCAAGGCGATGTCTGAAGACGACATCGAAGACGTGATCCAGCGTTTCACAGACACCGCGATGCAGGCCGAGAAAGCCGGTTTTGACGGCGTTGAAATTCATGCTGCCCATGGCTACTTGCTAGCCCAGTTTCTGTCACCGCTGACCAACAAACGCTCAGATCGCTGGGGTGGTCGCCTGGAGAATCGGGCGCGGTTATTGCGGGAAGTTGTGATTCGGATTCGAGCTGCGGTTAAGCCGGGATTTGCCGTGGCAGTGAAGCTTAACTCGGCGGATTTCCAGCGTGGCGGATTTGAGCTGAGCGATGCCCGGGAAGTGCTGGCATCGCTGGAGGGGCTGGGTGTTGATCTGGTGGAGTTGTCCGGTGGCAGTTACGAATCACCGGCGATGCAGGGGCGCACCGCCGATGGCCGCACCCTGGCCCGGGAGGCGTATTTCCTGGAGTTCGCCCAGGCGCTCACCGATGCCTCATCGATCCCATTGATGGTCACCGGCGGTGTGCGCAGGTTGTCCGTGGCGCAGGAAGTATTGGATTCCGGTGTGGCCCTGGTGGGCATGGCCACGGCGCTGGCGCAGACCCCCGATTTGCCACGGCAATGGTCCACTGATGCCGATGCCAGCAGCGAGATTTTGCAGGTGCGCTGGAAAGACAAGACCCTGTCGGGTCTGGCCAATATGGCCATGGTTCGGCGTCAGTTGCGCCGGATGGGCGACGGGCTCCCGCCGGCTCGCCGATTATCAGCCATACTGTCGGTGGTTCTCGATCAGTATCGGCTGGCCAAGCTGACCCGTTCGTATCGCAAGGCGCTTGGTCTGGACCAGTAA
- a CDS encoding ZIP family metal transporter: protein MTSDISIVWLGALASLLAGLASGVGALAVFFLRTLTDRLQDSMLAAAAGVMLAASFFSLLLPGLDYGESLVGTTSGAALIVIFGVLSGAGALFFIHQKLPHEHFGLGREGPNTAHIRRIWLFIIAITLHNFPEGMAVGVGFAGGDVSNGYVLATGIGIQNIPEGLAVAFSLLAINYSRAKAFGIALLTGLAEPIGGLFGAALVWLAEPIMPWTLGFAAGAMLFIISNEIIPETHRNSYKTLATFSLLVGFVIMMFLDATLG, encoded by the coding sequence ATGACTTCCGACATCAGCATTGTCTGGCTAGGTGCATTGGCGAGCCTGTTGGCCGGCCTGGCCAGTGGCGTCGGTGCGCTGGCGGTATTTTTCCTTCGAACCCTGACCGACCGGTTGCAGGACAGCATGCTGGCGGCCGCAGCCGGCGTTATGTTGGCGGCCTCGTTCTTCTCGCTGCTATTGCCCGGGCTGGATTACGGCGAGTCCCTGGTAGGCACGACCAGCGGAGCCGCGCTGATCGTTATCTTCGGTGTGCTGTCAGGCGCCGGCGCACTGTTCTTTATTCACCAGAAGCTGCCCCACGAGCACTTTGGCTTGGGCCGCGAAGGCCCAAATACCGCACACATCCGGCGCATCTGGCTGTTCATCATCGCCATCACCCTGCACAACTTTCCCGAGGGCATGGCGGTCGGCGTCGGTTTTGCCGGTGGTGATGTCAGCAACGGTTATGTGCTGGCCACAGGGATCGGCATCCAGAATATTCCGGAGGGTCTGGCGGTGGCCTTTTCCCTGTTGGCGATCAACTATTCCCGGGCGAAAGCCTTCGGTATTGCCCTGCTCACGGGGCTGGCCGAGCCGATAGGCGGTCTTTTCGGAGCGGCACTGGTGTGGCTGGCGGAGCCAATCATGCCCTGGACCCTGGGTTTTGCCGCCGGTGCCATGCTGTTCATCATCAGCAACGAGATCATTCCCGAAACCCACCGGAACTCTTACAAAACCTTGGCTACCTTCTCGCTACTGGTCGGTTTTGTGATCATGATGTTTCTGGACGCCACGCTCGGCTAG
- a CDS encoding LysR family transcriptional regulator yields MQHLQGLRAFVAVAREGSVSRAAVRLHLTQPAVSLKLKQLQDDLDLKLFRRKPQGLVLTADGQSLLPVAEKALAGLAAFEQSARALHSTVRGRLKIGTIVDPEFIRLGAFLHRLVARAPQLETELHQGMSGRVLEQVRNGNLDVGYFLAPPGAGPVLPELMHRELTRFDYHVIAPAGWATRLSDTRWSSLAALPWIVTPEDSVHNRLLASVMEPQGLVPQGVAQVDQEACMLDLVRAGVGLSLARDALAMAERQERGLVVAEGVRIPCALSFIWRRDREHEPVIAEALEALAGVWLLEGLGSPGLAERGVQKHHDHKTDQ; encoded by the coding sequence ATGCAACACCTGCAAGGGTTACGAGCGTTCGTGGCGGTTGCCCGTGAGGGCAGTGTGTCCAGGGCGGCGGTTCGTCTGCACCTGACTCAGCCGGCGGTGAGTCTGAAACTGAAGCAGTTGCAGGATGATCTGGACCTGAAATTGTTCCGGCGCAAACCCCAGGGCCTGGTGCTCACCGCCGATGGCCAAAGCTTGCTGCCGGTGGCGGAAAAGGCCCTGGCCGGGCTGGCCGCGTTTGAACAGAGTGCCCGCGCCCTGCACAGCACAGTACGGGGGCGGCTCAAGATCGGCACCATTGTGGACCCGGAATTTATCCGGCTCGGGGCTTTTCTGCATCGGTTGGTGGCCCGGGCGCCGCAGCTTGAAACCGAGTTGCACCAGGGGATGAGTGGTCGGGTACTGGAGCAGGTGCGCAATGGCAATCTCGATGTCGGCTACTTCCTGGCCCCGCCGGGCGCAGGTCCGGTTCTGCCCGAGCTGATGCATCGGGAACTGACCCGGTTTGATTACCACGTGATTGCGCCAGCCGGGTGGGCTACACGGCTTTCAGATACCCGCTGGTCCAGCCTGGCGGCGCTGCCCTGGATCGTGACGCCGGAGGATTCGGTACACAACCGATTGCTGGCCAGTGTCATGGAGCCGCAGGGGCTGGTGCCCCAGGGCGTGGCCCAGGTGGATCAGGAGGCCTGCATGCTCGACCTGGTTCGGGCCGGAGTAGGGCTCAGTCTCGCCCGCGACGCCCTGGCCATGGCCGAACGTCAGGAGCGGGGCCTGGTGGTTGCGGAAGGAGTGCGCATACCCTGCGCCCTTAGCTTTATCTGGCGCAGGGATCGCGAGCATGAACCGGTCATCGCCGAGGCCCTGGAGGCATTGGCCGGGGTCTGGCTGCTTGAGGGCCTCGGCTCGCCGGGTCTAGCCGAGCGTGGCGTCCAGAAACATCATGATCACAAAACCGACCAGTAG
- a CDS encoding GMC family oxidoreductase, with translation MSENNNAQGQLEFDYIVVGAGSAGCLLANRLSANPDNRVLLIEAGGRDNYHWIHIPVGYLYCIDNPRTDWRFRTEPDPGLNGRSLIYPRGKTLGGCSSINGMLYIRGQARDYNHWADVTGEQAWNWDNCLPDFMRHEDHYRLDDGGDADPEHKNYHGHGGEWRIEHQRLKWKILEDFAEACVEAGIPRTRDFNRGDNEGVDYFEVNQRSGWRWNTSKAFLRTAEKRPNLTLWHSTHVLGLEMASGEQPRCTGVRVERPGQGEIRAQARREVILSAGAIGSPQLLQLSGIGPADLLREHDIPVIKDLPGVGENLQDHLQIRSVYKVQGAITLNTMANSLLGKARIGLEYLVKRSGPMSMAPSQLCLFTRSSEDYDYANIEYHVQPLSLDAFGQPLHDFPAITASVCNLNPSSRGSVRIRSRDSKTPPAIAPNYLSTEEDRKVAADSLRVTRRIAEQQAFAKYQPEEFKPGLQYQTDEELAKLAGDIGTTIFHPVGTTRMGRADDTMAVVDPHLKVRGVTGLRVVDAGVMPTITSGNTNSPTLMIAEKAAGWILAGK, from the coding sequence ATGTCCGAAAACAACAATGCCCAGGGACAGCTCGAATTTGATTACATCGTCGTGGGCGCCGGTTCAGCCGGCTGCCTGCTGGCCAACCGGCTGAGCGCAAATCCGGATAACCGGGTACTGCTCATCGAAGCCGGCGGCCGGGATAACTACCACTGGATTCACATTCCGGTGGGATACCTGTACTGCATCGACAATCCGCGCACCGACTGGCGTTTTCGCACCGAACCGGATCCCGGCCTGAACGGCCGGTCACTGATCTATCCCCGGGGCAAGACCCTGGGCGGCTGCTCCAGCATCAATGGCATGCTCTACATTCGCGGCCAGGCCCGGGACTACAACCACTGGGCTGATGTCACCGGGGAGCAGGCCTGGAACTGGGACAACTGCCTGCCCGACTTCATGCGCCACGAAGATCACTATCGTCTGGATGACGGCGGCGACGCCGACCCGGAGCACAAGAACTACCACGGCCACGGTGGCGAATGGCGGATTGAGCACCAGCGCCTGAAGTGGAAGATTCTGGAGGACTTTGCCGAAGCCTGTGTAGAGGCCGGCATTCCCCGCACCCGCGACTTCAATCGCGGCGACAACGAAGGCGTCGACTATTTCGAGGTTAACCAACGCTCCGGCTGGCGCTGGAATACCTCCAAGGCCTTCCTGCGCACCGCCGAGAAGCGCCCTAACCTGACCCTCTGGCACTCAACCCACGTACTTGGCCTGGAGATGGCATCGGGTGAGCAGCCCCGGTGTACTGGCGTTCGCGTGGAGCGGCCCGGACAGGGCGAGATCAGGGCCCAGGCGCGCCGGGAAGTCATTCTGTCTGCCGGCGCCATTGGCTCACCCCAGCTACTGCAACTGTCAGGCATCGGGCCTGCCGACCTGCTGCGGGAGCACGATATCCCGGTGATCAAGGATCTGCCCGGAGTCGGCGAGAATCTGCAGGATCACCTGCAGATTCGTTCGGTGTACAAGGTTCAGGGCGCAATCACCCTGAACACCATGGCCAACTCGCTGCTGGGCAAGGCGCGCATTGGTCTGGAATACCTGGTCAAACGCTCCGGCCCCATGAGCATGGCGCCGTCGCAACTGTGCCTGTTTACCCGCAGCTCAGAGGACTATGACTACGCCAACATTGAGTACCACGTTCAGCCCCTGAGCCTGGACGCTTTTGGACAGCCGCTGCACGATTTCCCGGCCATCACCGCCAGCGTCTGCAACCTCAACCCGAGCAGCCGCGGATCGGTGCGGATTCGCAGCCGGGACTCGAAGACTCCACCTGCGATCGCGCCCAACTATTTAAGTACCGAGGAGGACCGGAAGGTGGCGGCCGATTCCCTGCGGGTCACCCGTCGGATTGCCGAACAGCAGGCCTTTGCCAAGTACCAGCCGGAGGAGTTCAAACCGGGACTGCAGTACCAGACCGATGAGGAGTTGGCGAAGCTGGCCGGCGACATTGGCACCACCATTTTTCACCCGGTGGGCACCACGCGTATGGGGCGAGCGGACGACACTATGGCGGTAGTGGACCCGCACCTGAAAGTGCGGGGTGTAACCGGACTTCGGGTAGTGGATGCTGGCGTGATGCCGACCATCACCAGTGGCAACACCAACTCCCCGACCCTGATGATTGCCGAAAAGGCTGCGGGCTGGATTTTGGCCGGCAAGTGA
- a CDS encoding NAD-dependent epimerase/dehydratase family protein, whose translation MVLGATGLTGAAVVEKLLERPEVTSVVAPVRRRVGPEHRKLNQHQVDFDDLQASADLFAVDAIVCCLGTTIKKAGSREQFRKVDFGYSLEAARLGRAAGARAFILMSAIGASSDSTIFYNRVKGELEDAVRELGYPYLSVYHPSLLLGDRQEQRTAEGLGIKLMPLVNRVLLGPLEKYRGVQASTVAQAMVNEVCALDMDAPTEPVQHLRDYPEIQKLAG comes from the coding sequence ATGGTACTGGGAGCCACCGGACTGACCGGGGCGGCAGTGGTCGAGAAACTGCTGGAACGGCCAGAGGTGACTTCGGTGGTAGCGCCGGTGCGTCGCCGGGTTGGCCCTGAACACCGCAAGCTGAACCAGCATCAGGTGGATTTTGACGATCTGCAAGCCAGTGCCGATCTGTTCGCCGTGGATGCAATCGTTTGCTGCCTGGGCACCACCATCAAGAAGGCGGGTTCTCGCGAGCAGTTCCGTAAGGTGGATTTCGGCTACAGTCTGGAGGCTGCGCGCCTGGGCCGGGCGGCCGGAGCACGGGCGTTCATTCTGATGTCCGCCATTGGCGCATCCTCAGATTCCACCATTTTCTACAACCGGGTTAAGGGCGAACTAGAAGACGCAGTGCGTGAGCTCGGCTATCCCTATCTCTCGGTCTATCATCCCAGCCTGTTGCTCGGTGACCGACAGGAGCAACGCACCGCCGAAGGCCTGGGTATCAAGCTGATGCCCCTGGTGAACCGGGTCTTGCTCGGCCCGCTGGAAAAATACCGCGGCGTGCAGGCATCCACCGTGGCCCAGGCCATGGTTAATGAAGTCTGTGCGCTGGACATGGACGCCCCTACGGAACCTGTCCAGCACCTGCGGGATTATCCCGAGATCCAGAAGCTGGCAGGCTAG